The following proteins are encoded in a genomic region of Polyangiaceae bacterium:
- a CDS encoding AAA family ATPase, with protein sequence MYSCGTLDAKTVPPDILIDWLFRACADAAEIHETPAKPADTEDVLAHRYLVAVMDEGATTPRLLKHAAIHLDLWLVPRSIWALARQGKSALPSGFGCEPVTSWRREPRHDDAASLVHSLVLENFRGFGHLRISFQPDFNILIGQNGTGKTTILDALALGLHNGLHAFHPQFGDSFAAARPEDVRMARVDKGGITQFERQLPTRVDVEMRLCGERIQPGAVIERFGDGLGVGSGRFIAPFDYIDLISWFVQGGFDVTLPLVAYYGSRRSFGSKPERSTSIGETSRFAAYRDCLNPLTNLSGTRAWFRRIELLALQEGITPPVLTASKEAIAECLDGFDLVRYDARLDDLAARSRSTGLALGFDQLSDGQKNVLGMVADMAYRAANLNPHLGVDAVRKTPGIVLIDEVDQHLHPAWQRRVIGDLQRAFPAVQFIVTTHSPQVLGQSQRGNIFILENFELLQTRPHTYGRDANSILGEVMGVPERPKDIDDLIRTTSQLVEEERLDDAKAALEKLASIVGDDDHMVVRIRTLMSFMDDEA encoded by the coding sequence GTGTATAGCTGTGGCACATTGGATGCGAAGACAGTACCACCGGACATTCTGATCGACTGGTTGTTTCGTGCGTGCGCTGACGCGGCCGAAATCCATGAAACACCTGCTAAACCAGCAGACACGGAAGACGTTCTAGCGCATCGGTATCTCGTTGCAGTGATGGACGAGGGGGCAACAACTCCTCGGCTCCTCAAGCACGCAGCAATTCATCTCGATCTTTGGCTCGTACCTCGATCAATCTGGGCGCTGGCGCGACAAGGAAAATCGGCTTTGCCGAGCGGCTTTGGCTGTGAGCCGGTGACGTCTTGGCGCCGGGAGCCGCGGCACGATGACGCTGCCAGTCTGGTGCACAGCTTGGTGCTCGAGAATTTCCGTGGGTTCGGTCATCTACGCATCTCGTTTCAGCCCGATTTCAATATCTTGATTGGCCAAAATGGAACGGGAAAAACAACGATTCTAGATGCGCTCGCGCTGGGGTTGCACAACGGGTTGCATGCATTTCATCCGCAGTTTGGGGATTCCTTTGCGGCGGCCCGGCCTGAAGACGTGCGCATGGCACGAGTGGACAAAGGCGGAATCACTCAATTCGAGCGACAACTGCCCACGAGAGTCGATGTGGAGATGCGGCTATGTGGGGAGCGCATTCAGCCGGGGGCTGTGATTGAGCGATTTGGGGACGGGCTTGGCGTCGGTTCTGGGCGATTCATTGCGCCATTTGATTATATCGATCTGATTAGCTGGTTTGTACAAGGCGGCTTCGACGTGACGTTGCCGTTGGTCGCATACTACGGGTCTCGTCGTTCGTTCGGCTCCAAGCCAGAGCGCTCGACGAGCATCGGCGAGACCTCTCGTTTTGCAGCTTATCGGGATTGCCTGAACCCATTGACGAATCTTTCAGGTACACGCGCATGGTTTCGCCGTATCGAGCTGCTTGCTTTACAAGAGGGAATCACGCCGCCAGTGCTCACCGCAAGCAAAGAGGCAATTGCAGAGTGCTTGGATGGCTTTGACCTCGTGCGTTACGATGCACGTCTCGACGATCTTGCCGCGCGTTCGAGGTCAACCGGACTCGCGCTTGGGTTTGATCAGTTGAGCGATGGTCAGAAAAATGTGTTGGGCATGGTCGCTGATATGGCATATCGCGCGGCAAACCTCAATCCACACCTAGGCGTAGATGCTGTTCGCAAGACGCCTGGCATCGTACTCATCGACGAAGTGGATCAGCACCTTCACCCGGCATGGCAACGACGTGTGATAGGAGATTTACAGCGAGCTTTTCCGGCCGTGCAATTCATCGTCACGACACATTCGCCGCAAGTGCTCGGTCAATCGCAAAGAGGCAATATCTTCATTCTCGAGAACTTCGAGTTGCTGCAGACGAGGCCACACACATATGGTCGGGACGCCAATTCCATTCTTGGCGAGGTAATGGGGGTGCCCGAACGCCCCAAAGACATCGACGACCTGATCCGCACGACTTCTCAGCTCGTCGAAGAAGAGCGACTCGATGACGCGAAAGCAGCTTTGGAAAAGCTCGCGTCAATCGTGGGCGACGACGATCATATGGTGGTTCGCATTCGAACGCTCATGTCATTCATGGATGACGAGGCTTGA
- a CDS encoding TIGR02646 family protein translates to MRTIEKEEAPLSWRRHAQKSGAYKDYKELDEARNALLREQGNLCCFCMQRINLRNMKIAHWDPQSSSKGRTMDWGNVMGACLGGDRERHAVKHCDTAQGNKPIKVNPADRTQRCERLIQYGADGHIGSMDPAIHADLDETLNLNNEYLKRRRRAILDALRTRLEKCVPGGGHWPPEVFEQELKKWEQRDKQGMFREYCQVAIYWLEKQLRRRKRAT, encoded by the coding sequence ATGCGAACGATCGAGAAGGAAGAAGCTCCGTTGAGCTGGCGGAGGCACGCACAAAAAAGCGGCGCTTACAAGGACTACAAGGAGCTTGACGAAGCTCGGAACGCGTTGCTGCGTGAACAGGGGAATCTCTGTTGTTTTTGCATGCAGCGAATCAATCTGCGCAATATGAAAATTGCGCACTGGGATCCGCAAAGCTCGAGTAAAGGCCGGACGATGGATTGGGGCAATGTAATGGGAGCGTGTCTTGGCGGTGATCGTGAGCGTCACGCCGTCAAACATTGCGATACGGCCCAAGGAAACAAGCCCATCAAGGTCAATCCGGCCGACCGGACGCAGCGGTGCGAACGACTCATTCAATACGGAGCGGACGGCCATATTGGCTCGATGGATCCCGCAATCCACGCGGATCTCGACGAAACACTCAACTTGAACAACGAATACCTGAAGAGGCGTCGCCGAGCCATTCTGGATGCGCTGCGCACCCGCCTCGAAAAATGTGTTCCTGGAGGGGGGCACTGGCCTCCCGAGGTTTTCGAGCAAGAGCTCAAAAAGTGGGAACAACGCGACAAGCAGGGCATGTTTCGCGAGTATTGTCAGGTTGCAATATACTGGCTCGAAAAGCAACTTCGTAGGCGCAAACGAGCCACCTGA
- a CDS encoding serine/threonine protein kinase yields MSYDSDTVPAESSSTHTGSLDTPPNVEIVARDRYAIGDEIAQGGIGRILRASDKRLERQVALKELLDPSPEHEARFLREALVTAKLQHPAIVPVYDVGRFPDGEIFYAMKLVSGRSLGEVVDEARTLDKRLALLPHVIAVAEAIAYAHSEHIVHRDLKPANVLIGPFGETVVIDWGIAKDLREIEAVKAATTSPVHSDKAPDSTSSLTMAGAVLGTPGYMPPEQAAGDPVDERADVYALGAILYHVLAGVAPYEGKNAMEVLAKVLTEPPLPLSARERGVPRDLLAIVSKAMARDPAERYPTANEFAHDLRRFQTGQIVGAYNYSRRERAFKFVQRHRGVVAAALFGLAITSVVGFTSLSRVLAARRVAEVERDRANEERARAQQKQSEAEAAQWETMQQSDELMLIQARAAARHDPNEAIAWLSTLCGAFNRWGEARLIAADAQAYGIAKVLRGHTGPLNTAEYSPDGSMIATCSDDRTVRTWSAETGELLRTFSGHTDEVWRTVFTRDGKRLMSGSKDGTVRIWDIDTGKTVHVVRTTGQALYWNQYLGDENHIALLSCASKRIEIHDLTTGSVDRLPGEVDCPGMFTVSADYKYVAYTADGTLRVMNLETRQHRDFQNERGRCSFAFISPDSKYVACAGTGLYTSLWDINGKQLEYHPPDIRPDYGTAAFSKDSKYFAFGVGHALHVRNLERESTRVFHDHRGTIFTLWPSDDGQWIATASHDRTVVVRNLETEIARTHYGFLDSTYFVAFSPNRQEAVATSWDHTARVFPIVASRDRILSRDSAPLVVARFAARGDAVMSIAQNGNLRIEPMDPKLGKTTTTVLDGERFTMSFDGTMVAHADKNGTIFVRSLDDSSNVREFAAHDGPVAWLRFSPKGDRLVSVGADDTVRLWDVASGQGQLIFTAKQGVKSFAISPDASNVAIGDRQGGLQVISVNGGPERSLVGHVGDVNVVLFLPDGKRLVSGGKDHTVRIWDLATGKARTIDASGVGIINVIASSDGKTLYSLGSEPAIRRWEVETGKALPILRGHDAMVLNIALSPDNTRLLSGDVDGSLRLWDLASGQSRSLEGHKGVIRAFVFSPKGDKLVSAGTDGTVRIWYDDLPHDGDGLRAWMSHVIPSHMKTPIMGGH; encoded by the coding sequence ATGTCATACGACAGCGATACCGTTCCCGCCGAAAGCTCCTCGACGCACACCGGATCGCTCGACACGCCGCCAAACGTCGAAATTGTCGCGCGAGATCGGTACGCCATCGGCGACGAAATCGCACAAGGCGGCATTGGTCGCATTCTGCGTGCCAGCGACAAACGCCTCGAACGGCAGGTCGCCCTCAAAGAGCTGCTCGATCCGAGCCCCGAGCACGAGGCTCGCTTTCTCCGCGAAGCTTTGGTCACGGCCAAGCTTCAGCACCCGGCCATCGTTCCGGTCTACGACGTAGGACGATTTCCCGACGGCGAAATTTTTTATGCAATGAAGCTCGTGTCCGGCCGATCGCTCGGCGAGGTCGTCGACGAAGCCCGCACGCTCGACAAACGTCTGGCGCTTTTGCCGCACGTCATTGCGGTGGCCGAAGCCATTGCGTACGCGCACAGCGAGCATATCGTGCACCGCGACCTAAAGCCGGCCAATGTGCTGATTGGTCCGTTTGGCGAAACCGTGGTCATTGATTGGGGCATTGCCAAGGATTTGCGTGAAATCGAGGCGGTCAAAGCCGCAACGACGTCGCCGGTACATTCCGACAAGGCCCCTGACAGCACGAGCTCGCTGACCATGGCGGGCGCCGTATTGGGCACGCCCGGGTACATGCCGCCCGAGCAAGCGGCGGGTGATCCCGTGGACGAGCGTGCCGACGTGTATGCGCTCGGGGCCATTCTTTATCATGTGCTCGCCGGCGTGGCCCCGTACGAGGGGAAAAACGCCATGGAGGTGCTGGCCAAGGTCCTGACCGAGCCGCCTTTGCCGCTTTCTGCGCGTGAGCGTGGCGTGCCGCGTGATTTGCTCGCAATCGTCAGCAAAGCGATGGCGCGGGATCCTGCCGAGCGATATCCGACGGCAAATGAATTCGCGCACGACTTGCGCCGTTTTCAAACGGGGCAGATCGTCGGAGCGTACAATTATTCTCGCCGCGAACGTGCATTCAAGTTCGTTCAGCGACACCGCGGCGTCGTCGCCGCTGCCCTCTTTGGCCTCGCCATTACGAGCGTGGTGGGTTTCACGAGTTTGTCACGTGTGCTCGCAGCGCGCCGGGTCGCCGAAGTGGAACGGGACCGGGCGAACGAAGAACGAGCGCGTGCGCAGCAAAAGCAATCGGAGGCCGAAGCTGCGCAATGGGAGACGATGCAACAATCGGACGAGCTCATGCTCATCCAGGCGCGCGCCGCCGCTCGGCACGACCCCAACGAAGCGATTGCATGGCTGTCGACTCTTTGTGGAGCATTCAATCGCTGGGGCGAAGCGCGGCTCATTGCCGCCGATGCCCAGGCATATGGCATTGCGAAGGTTTTACGCGGTCATACCGGGCCACTCAATACGGCCGAATATTCTCCCGACGGGAGCATGATTGCGACGTGCAGTGACGATCGTACGGTTCGCACCTGGAGCGCAGAAACCGGCGAGCTTTTGCGCACGTTCTCGGGGCATACGGACGAGGTGTGGCGTACCGTTTTCACACGTGATGGCAAGCGGCTCATGTCGGGAAGCAAGGACGGCACCGTCCGCATTTGGGATATCGATACTGGTAAAACCGTACACGTCGTGCGGACCACCGGCCAGGCGCTTTATTGGAACCAATATCTCGGCGACGAGAATCACATCGCGCTATTGAGCTGTGCAAGCAAACGCATAGAGATACACGATCTGACCACAGGCAGCGTCGATCGATTGCCTGGCGAAGTGGATTGTCCCGGCATGTTCACCGTATCGGCCGATTACAAATACGTCGCATATACGGCCGACGGCACCCTTCGCGTGATGAACCTCGAAACCCGTCAGCATCGCGATTTCCAAAATGAGCGTGGACGCTGCAGCTTTGCATTCATAAGTCCGGATAGTAAATATGTGGCATGTGCCGGAACGGGACTGTACACGTCGCTTTGGGATATCAATGGAAAGCAACTCGAATACCATCCGCCCGATATCCGGCCCGACTACGGCACCGCTGCTTTCTCGAAAGACAGCAAATACTTCGCATTCGGCGTGGGCCATGCCCTGCATGTCCGCAACCTCGAACGAGAATCCACACGCGTATTCCACGATCATCGCGGGACAATCTTCACGCTTTGGCCCTCGGACGATGGCCAATGGATCGCGACCGCAAGCCACGATCGAACCGTCGTCGTCCGCAATCTCGAAACGGAAATCGCTCGAACGCATTACGGTTTTCTAGATTCGACCTATTTCGTAGCCTTTTCGCCCAATAGGCAAGAGGCGGTCGCCACGAGCTGGGACCATACCGCGCGAGTTTTTCCCATCGTCGCGTCGCGGGACCGCATCTTGTCGCGTGATTCCGCTCCTCTGGTTGTGGCACGTTTTGCCGCTCGAGGAGACGCAGTGATGTCGATCGCGCAAAATGGAAACTTGCGTATCGAGCCCATGGATCCAAAGCTTGGTAAAACCACGACGACGGTCCTCGACGGCGAGCGATTTACGATGTCGTTCGATGGCACAATGGTCGCTCATGCCGACAAAAATGGTACGATATTCGTTCGTTCGCTCGACGACTCGTCGAACGTTCGCGAATTTGCAGCGCACGACGGTCCCGTGGCGTGGCTTCGCTTTTCACCCAAGGGTGATCGGCTGGTGTCCGTCGGCGCAGACGATACCGTGCGGCTTTGGGATGTAGCGTCTGGGCAAGGTCAGCTCATTTTCACGGCCAAGCAAGGCGTAAAGTCATTCGCAATCTCGCCCGACGCATCGAACGTAGCGATTGGAGACAGGCAGGGCGGCCTTCAGGTGATCTCGGTGAACGGCGGCCCAGAACGTTCGCTCGTGGGCCACGTCGGCGACGTCAATGTCGTGTTGTTTCTGCCCGACGGAAAGCGCCTCGTTTCCGGCGGAAAAGACCATACCGTGCGCATTTGGGACCTTGCTACGGGGAAAGCTCGCACCATCGATGCAAGCGGGGTAGGCATCATCAACGTCATTGCATCGAGCGACGGGAAAACCTTGTATTCGCTTGGAAGCGAACCAGCGATCCGCAGGTGGGAAGTCGAAACGGGCAAAGCTTTACCCATTTTGCGCGGACACGATGCCATGGTGCTGAACATCGCGCTTTCACCTGACAACACGCGACTCTTGTCCGGCGACGTCGATGGCAGCCTACGTTTATGGGATCTCGCCTCCGGACAAAGCCGGTCGCTCGAGGGGCACAAGGGCGTGATCAGAGCGTTCGTTTTTTCCCCCAAAGGCGACAAACTCGTTTCCGCCGGCACGGACGGCACGGTGCGCATTTGGTACGACGATTTGCCCCACGATGGAGATGGATTGCGCGCGTGGATGTCACACGTGATCCCCTCACACATGAAGACGCCCATCATGGGGGGTCACTGA
- a CDS encoding zinc metalloprotease: MRKLQHWVVLGGLFAAASALGVGCSVDSTEVGEGLDVGAEPEAAAPVVRTCGTKDLTDDEFAKVEAEFEALAPWKDNFNAGGGAVINTYFHVINKGTGVSNGDITTQMINDQMNVLNAAYAGTGFSFNLVSVDRTTNATWYTAAYGSSAESQIKNALRQGSADDLNIYTWNPGGGLLGWATFPNSYNSQPKMDGVVLLYSSLPGGSAAPYNEGDTGTHEVGHWMGLYHTFQGGCSKSGDGVSDTPAEKSAAYGCPTGRNSCTGSKWPGSDPITNFMDYTDDYCMFQFTAGQTSRMQSWWSTYRSGK, from the coding sequence ATGCGCAAGCTTCAGCATTGGGTAGTTCTCGGGGGCCTTTTTGCCGCAGCGTCGGCATTGGGCGTTGGCTGCAGCGTCGATTCGACGGAGGTCGGCGAGGGCCTGGACGTGGGCGCCGAACCCGAGGCTGCGGCGCCGGTCGTGCGCACCTGCGGCACCAAGGACCTGACGGACGACGAGTTTGCAAAGGTCGAAGCCGAATTCGAGGCGCTCGCTCCTTGGAAAGACAATTTCAACGCCGGTGGAGGTGCCGTCATCAACACGTACTTCCACGTCATCAACAAGGGCACGGGCGTCTCCAATGGCGACATCACGACGCAGATGATCAACGATCAGATGAACGTGCTCAATGCGGCTTATGCGGGCACGGGATTCTCGTTCAACCTCGTGTCGGTCGATCGCACGACGAATGCGACGTGGTACACGGCTGCCTATGGATCGAGCGCCGAATCGCAAATCAAGAATGCATTGCGTCAGGGCAGCGCGGATGATTTGAACATCTACACGTGGAATCCTGGCGGCGGATTGCTCGGTTGGGCAACGTTCCCGAATAGCTACAATTCGCAGCCCAAGATGGACGGCGTCGTTCTCTTGTATTCGTCGCTGCCCGGTGGTTCGGCCGCTCCTTACAACGAGGGTGACACCGGCACGCACGAAGTTGGCCACTGGATGGGCCTGTATCACACGTTCCAGGGAGGTTGTTCCAAGAGCGGCGATGGCGTGAGCGACACGCCCGCGGAAAAGTCGGCCGCTTACGGGTGTCCCACGGGTCGCAATTCGTGCACGGGAAGCAAGTGGCCCGGCAGCGACCCGATCACCAACTTCATGGACTACACGGACGATTACTGCATGTTCCAGTTCACGGCGGGTCAAACCAGCCGCATGCAGTCGTGGTGGAGCACGTATCGCTCCGGCAAGTGA
- a CDS encoding formimidoylglutamate deiminase, whose product MVSDKLELPALATAHSHAFQRAMRGDAQRGSGATNDDFWSWRTAMYTLADSLDPQSIYDISRVAYRELYRAGVRTVGEFHYVHHQPGGNPYDDRTVMADQVIRAARAEKLRIGLFRVVYARAGAGRSPEGAQRRFCDPNLDDALADIETLATTWASDSSVRIGVAAHSVRAVPPSYWRPIAEFAAARGMVFHAHVAEQPAEIQACLGETGRRPVELLADHGALGPKFVAVHATHLELHEASLLGQANAMACLCPTTERDLGDGLPNVTALRDAGVRLCAGVDSHVMTDPLEDLRAIDLGERLRTGKRLVVRADKRTPAEELLHMGTVLGAEACGFSDPGGFVEVDLDAPELALVRKDQLLDAIIYSGSTRIFRQH is encoded by the coding sequence CTGGTGAGCGACAAACTCGAATTGCCAGCGCTTGCAACGGCACATTCGCATGCATTCCAGCGGGCCATGCGCGGTGATGCCCAGCGCGGCTCCGGCGCGACGAACGACGACTTTTGGTCGTGGCGCACGGCCATGTACACGCTCGCCGATTCGCTCGACCCGCAATCCATTTACGACATCTCGCGCGTTGCCTATCGCGAGCTGTACCGAGCGGGCGTACGCACCGTCGGCGAGTTTCACTATGTGCATCATCAGCCCGGAGGCAATCCCTACGACGATCGCACGGTGATGGCGGATCAGGTGATTCGCGCGGCGCGGGCGGAAAAGCTGCGCATAGGTCTGTTTCGCGTCGTGTATGCGCGTGCGGGCGCAGGGCGCAGCCCAGAAGGCGCGCAGCGGAGGTTTTGCGATCCAAACCTCGACGATGCGCTCGCGGACATCGAGACGCTGGCGACGACGTGGGCATCGGATTCGAGCGTGCGTATTGGCGTCGCGGCGCATAGCGTGCGAGCCGTACCGCCTTCGTACTGGCGCCCAATCGCCGAGTTTGCGGCTGCGAGGGGGATGGTCTTTCATGCGCACGTAGCCGAGCAGCCGGCGGAAATTCAGGCATGTCTCGGCGAAACGGGACGGCGTCCCGTCGAGCTTCTAGCGGACCATGGAGCGCTTGGTCCAAAGTTTGTCGCGGTACATGCAACGCACCTCGAGCTGCATGAAGCGTCCCTTTTGGGTCAGGCGAATGCGATGGCGTGCTTGTGTCCAACGACCGAACGCGACTTGGGGGATGGTTTGCCCAATGTCACGGCGCTTCGAGACGCAGGGGTGCGCCTTTGTGCAGGTGTCGACAGCCATGTGATGACCGACCCGCTCGAGGACCTGCGTGCGATCGATCTGGGCGAGCGTTTGCGCACGGGCAAGCGCCTCGTGGTTCGAGCGGACAAACGCACGCCTGCCGAGGAGCTACTGCACATGGGTACCGTGCTCGGGGCCGAGGCATGTGGTTTTTCCGATCCGGGCGGGTTCGTCGAAGTCGATCTCGATGCCCCCGAGCTTGCTCTGGTGCGCAAGGACCAATTGCTCGACGCAATCATTTACAGCGGGAGCACTAGAATATTCCGTCAGCATTGA
- a CDS encoding sulfatase-like hydrolase/transferase, which translates to MSDDVEATDDAARVVVGTSNARRNALRRRRRLVGFVVLLGPFLWVLATDFFRRSGHILRFDRLHAYGYAAGLGESLLFWMILLYAASRRRGFASDVAGVLFVALFTLSVGVQGAFHRMWNTYLSLDAQIYSRFVLEAMFGAVPLGQPYVLAEIALAFVVAVTLLLLARAFVRPRRIPRRIVPVFVVPALAAVAMVPVSYRVWQSTPPDMIYFHGIAGMIKENANFTNAAPDLRVRRRTPEPVPPLTAKPARRRNVLLILQESQRADVTCVAYDPDCAEATPFSNKAVPNRMPLLEMHSLDSTTAVSLSNILSGLLPTEPRELLHNAPLMWEYAKAAGWDTAYWTSQNLMFGNSRLYMQDIPARHFAIGTHLDSMADLDAGAYDRLVTDRVIRDWDKLEEPFFAVVHYSNVHFPHVYDPEHAPFQPASFDLKPNNNAQWLNYYKDVVYLSDMAVGRLLEHVRATETGQRTVIVYTSDHGEGFRDHGQLGHTTSLYEEEIRVPTWIDAPKDTLSPEEEANIRSAENEYVYHIDLGTTLLDLMGVWDDPAMVPFRRRMVGHPLTRPERTLQAVPLANCTGVWDGQFRNWGMMQGPLKVVAREWDGEFHCFDLRYDPEETNDLGEPACGALPLLARSLFHVMPNVKPPQNPKFNWGD; encoded by the coding sequence ATGAGTGATGATGTCGAGGCGACGGACGACGCTGCACGTGTCGTCGTGGGAACGTCGAACGCTCGGCGAAATGCGTTGCGGCGTCGTCGAAGGCTCGTTGGGTTCGTCGTGCTGCTGGGCCCCTTCTTGTGGGTGCTTGCGACGGACTTCTTTCGGCGCAGCGGGCACATCCTGCGCTTCGATCGCTTGCACGCGTACGGCTACGCGGCGGGGCTCGGCGAGAGCCTGCTCTTTTGGATGATTCTGCTTTATGCCGCCTCGCGACGACGCGGCTTCGCCAGCGATGTCGCGGGCGTGCTGTTCGTCGCGCTCTTCACGTTGAGCGTGGGCGTTCAAGGCGCGTTTCACCGCATGTGGAACACGTACTTGTCGCTCGATGCGCAGATTTATTCGAGGTTCGTGCTGGAAGCGATGTTCGGCGCGGTGCCTCTCGGGCAGCCGTATGTCCTTGCCGAGATTGCGCTCGCGTTTGTCGTGGCCGTGACGCTGCTTCTCTTGGCGCGCGCGTTCGTGAGGCCTCGCCGAATTCCGCGACGCATCGTGCCGGTGTTTGTCGTGCCCGCACTAGCTGCCGTCGCGATGGTGCCCGTGAGCTACCGCGTGTGGCAGTCGACGCCGCCGGACATGATTTACTTTCACGGCATCGCGGGCATGATCAAAGAGAATGCGAACTTCACGAATGCCGCGCCGGATTTGCGTGTTCGCCGACGAACTCCAGAACCCGTCCCGCCATTGACGGCCAAGCCTGCGCGACGCCGTAATGTTCTTTTGATCCTTCAAGAGAGTCAGCGCGCGGATGTCACGTGTGTCGCGTACGATCCCGATTGCGCGGAGGCGACGCCGTTCTCCAACAAGGCAGTGCCGAATCGAATGCCGCTTTTGGAAATGCATTCGCTCGATTCGACGACGGCCGTTTCGCTGTCGAATATTCTGTCGGGCCTGTTGCCCACCGAGCCGCGAGAGTTATTGCACAATGCGCCGCTCATGTGGGAATACGCCAAAGCAGCGGGATGGGACACGGCGTATTGGACGAGCCAGAATCTGATGTTCGGCAATTCGCGGCTCTACATGCAGGACATTCCGGCGCGGCATTTCGCCATCGGCACGCACCTCGATTCGATGGCGGATCTCGATGCGGGTGCATACGACCGGCTCGTGACGGATCGAGTCATCCGTGATTGGGACAAACTCGAAGAGCCATTTTTCGCGGTCGTTCATTATTCGAATGTTCACTTCCCGCACGTCTACGATCCGGAGCATGCGCCGTTTCAGCCGGCGAGCTTCGATCTGAAGCCCAACAACAACGCGCAGTGGCTGAATTACTACAAAGATGTCGTGTACTTGTCCGACATGGCGGTGGGCCGATTGCTCGAACACGTGCGAGCGACGGAGACGGGCCAGCGCACGGTCATCGTGTACACGTCGGATCACGGTGAGGGATTTCGTGATCATGGGCAGCTTGGGCACACGACTTCGCTGTACGAGGAAGAGATTCGAGTGCCCACATGGATCGACGCGCCGAAAGACACGCTTTCTCCAGAAGAAGAAGCGAACATTCGCAGTGCGGAGAACGAATATGTTTACCACATCGATCTCGGGACGACGCTGCTCGATTTGATGGGCGTTTGGGACGACCCTGCAATGGTACCGTTTCGTCGCCGGATGGTGGGTCACCCGCTCACGCGCCCCGAACGCACGCTTCAGGCCGTGCCTCTTGCGAATTGCACGGGCGTTTGGGATGGCCAGTTTCGCAATTGGGGCATGATGCAGGGGCCGCTGAAGGTGGTCGCGCGTGAATGGGACGGCGAGTTTCACTGTTTCGATTTGCGTTACGATCCAGAGGAAACGAACGACCTCGGGGAACCGGCGTGTGGGGCGCTGCCGCTCCTTGCGCGTTCGCTTTTTCACGTGATGCCCAACGTAAAGCCGCCGCAGAATCCGAAGTTCAACTGGGGTGATTGA